The following coding sequences lie in one Halanaerobiaceae bacterium ANBcell28 genomic window:
- a CDS encoding YibE/F family protein, translated as MKKKLLSFNFIFSCIVFILILVLFFLPTGFDTYVTPNSQRGIARVLEVDNSNIYTTGGFINIGKQICEVEVIWGEYRGEKVQSINNLTGRLEFDKIFEPGDKALAVIEYREGVIRFVTLVDHFRLDTIVILFLIFILLLIVYAKWIGTRAIISFILTILSIWKILIPEILRGSNPILISMLLIIFLTIVVILLVGGLNKKSLAAILGSLSGTILTCLLAIIFSKSFNIHGAVLSFSESLLYAGYSHINLRDVLISVVFLASAGALMDLAMDIAASVNEVVEKKPDISTKEAINSGLNVGRAVVGTMTTTLLFAYTSGYLALLMYFMAQGTPVIDMLNIRYISKEIMHTIVGSFGLVTVGPFTAIISGILFTKSFKEIKEGEFLLLFRKLSFQNFLLRK; from the coding sequence TTGAAGAAAAAGCTTCTATCATTTAATTTTATATTTTCCTGTATTGTTTTTATACTTATTTTAGTATTATTTTTTCTACCTACAGGGTTTGATACTTATGTTACTCCAAATAGTCAACGTGGTATAGCAAGAGTATTGGAAGTTGATAATTCAAATATATATACTACAGGAGGTTTTATAAATATAGGCAAGCAGATTTGTGAAGTTGAAGTAATTTGGGGTGAATATAGAGGTGAAAAAGTACAGTCTATTAATAATCTAACAGGAAGATTAGAGTTTGACAAGATTTTTGAACCGGGTGATAAAGCTCTAGCTGTCATAGAGTACAGGGAAGGAGTTATACGATTTGTAACACTTGTTGATCATTTTAGACTGGACACTATAGTAATATTGTTTTTAATATTTATCTTATTATTAATTGTATATGCAAAATGGATTGGTACTAGAGCTATTATATCCTTTATACTTACAATATTAAGCATCTGGAAAATATTAATACCGGAAATTTTAAGAGGAAGCAATCCTATATTGATTTCAATGCTTTTAATAATCTTTTTGACTATTGTTGTCATCCTGCTTGTTGGTGGTTTGAATAAAAAATCACTGGCAGCTATCCTGGGTTCACTATCAGGAACAATTCTAACCTGTTTATTGGCTATTATCTTTAGTAAGAGCTTTAATATTCATGGGGCTGTCCTATCTTTTTCTGAGTCTTTGCTTTATGCTGGATATTCTCACATAAATTTAAGAGATGTACTTATATCTGTTGTATTTCTTGCATCTGCTGGAGCGCTAATGGATCTAGCTATGGATATAGCAGCTTCTGTAAATGAAGTTGTAGAAAAGAAGCCTGATATTAGTACAAAAGAAGCAATTAATTCTGGTTTAAATGTAGGTAGGGCAGTTGTTGGTACAATGACTACTACTTTGCTATTCGCTTATACGTCCGGATACCTTGCTTTATTGATGTATTTTATGGCTCAGGGAACTCCGGTAATAGATATGCTAAATATTCGCTATATATCAAAAGAAATTATGCATACTATAGTTGGGAGTTTTGGGTTGGTAACTGTTGGTCCTTTTACTGCAATTATTTCAGGAATATTGTTTACGAAAAGTTTTAAGGAAATAAAAGAAGGAGAGTTTTTGTTACTTTTTAGAAAGTTGTCATTTCAAAATTTTCTTTTAAGAAAGTAG